The genomic interval CCGTAGACCGCCTCCCGTACGCCCGGGTCGGGCCGAGCGCTCCTACCATGGGCTTCGGCAGCCAGGCGCTTCTTGGCGCCCTCGAGGGTGAGCCGCTCCTCATAGAGGAGCGTCTTGATGCGCGTCACCAGCTCCAGGTCGCGCCTGCGGTAGAGACGCTGGCCGGCGAGGCTCTTCTTGGGGCGGAGGAGCTTGAACTCGGACTCCCAGTAGCGAAGGACATATGCCGGGACACCTGTCAGTGCCGCAACCTCGCCGATCCGGTAGTAGAGCTTGTCCGGGATCTCCTGGGGCATGACACCCGGAGCGCTCAACCCTGGTTGATGCGAAGCTTCAACCCCTTGCTGGGCTTGAATGTGAGCACCTTTCGAGCAGTGATCTCGATGCTGTCTCCGGTTTGGGGATTCCGACCCCGGCGGGAGGCCTTTTTCCTGATACGAAAATGCCCAAAGCCGACGATCTTCACGTCCTCCCCCCGGTCGAAGCAGCGGAAGATCGTGTCGAACACCGACTCGACCACCGTCGCGGCCTGCCGCTTGGAGAGCCCGTGGGCTGCCACCGCATTGATCAGATCGTTCTTCGTCACCGAAATCACCCCCCTTCCGTGCCGACGGTTTCC from Candidatus Rokuibacteriota bacterium carries:
- a CDS encoding MerR family transcriptional regulator yields the protein MPQEIPDKLYYRIGEVAALTGVPAYVLRYWESEFKLLRPKKSLAGQRLYRRRDLELVTRIKTLLYEERLTLEGAKKRLAAEAHGRSARPDPGVREAVYGAALKRLRAQLVALRSLLEAERRGRLP
- a CDS encoding integration host factor subunit alpha — encoded protein: MTKNDLINAVAAHGLSKRQAATVVESVFDTIFRCFDRGEDVKIVGFGHFRIRKKASRRGRNPQTGDSIEITARKVLTFKPSKGLKLRINQG